From Sphaeramia orbicularis chromosome 21, fSphaOr1.1, whole genome shotgun sequence:
ATAGATGATAGTCTACTGAGGAGGATGGGGTGTGAGATGGTGTCGAAGGCTGCACTCAGATCGAGAGGAATCAGGATGGATAATGAACCGGAGTCAGCTGCAAAGAGGAGATCATTAGAGATTTCTAGAAGGGCGGTTTCTGTACTGTGGTGTGGGCGGAAACCGGACTGGAAGGGCTCGTAGAGACTATTGGTCATTAAGTGTGTGTGGAGTTGAGTGGCGACTATTTTTTCAACAATTTTGGAAATGAAGGGGAGGTTGGATATGGGGCGGAGGCTATTGAAATTGTTGGGGTCTAGACCAGGTTTTTTGAGGATGGGGGTGACGGCTGCAGTTTTGAATTGTGGAGGAACAGTTCCAGCGGTCAGGGAAGAATGAGTGATGGCAGATATGAGGGGAAGGAGAGAGGGAAGGCAGGATTTGACCAGAGGTGTGGGGAGCGGATCAAGGTGACAGGTGGAGGGCTTGGAGTTTTTGATAAGGTGTGCGATTACAGAGGTGTCAGGGAGTTGGACACTGGAAAAGGACTGTTGGAGTGTGAGTGGTTCAGGTGGAGAGGCAGGCGGTGAGTTTGGACAGAGGTGCTGGTGGATGTTGTGGATTTTGTCATTAAAGAATTGCAGTAGAGACTGACAGGTGCCTGACAAGTACATGTGGGGGGGCAGGGAGTCAGGTGGCTGGAAAGTTTTATTGAGTAGGGTGAACAGTGTTTTGGTGTTTCCTTCTGCAGAGATGATTAGGCCAGAATAATAGTTAGACTTGGTTATAGTGATTAAGTCCTTATAGTGCTTTATATGTGTTTTGAGCATGTCCATGTGAATAGTGAGACCAGTTCTTTTGAAGAGTCGCTCAAGCTGTCGACTTTTTGCCTTCATTTGACGGAGTTCGGGGGTGTACCAGGGGGCCGTTGAAGAGAAGGAAACAGACCGTGTTTTCAGTGGGGCAAGAGAATTGAGGATGTGGGTTACATTGTTGTTGTATAATGCAGCCAGTTCATCAGGAGTTGAGGGGGAGTCCGGGAGTAGAATATTGTTAATGTTGGAGGAGAGTGTGTGTAGATTGATGTTCTTGATATTTCGAAATGAGATGAGACGTGATGGCTTGAGACCGGTGAGGCAGAGTGTGACGTTGAAGGACAGAAGGAAGTGGTCGGAGATGTGAACTTCATTTACTGAACAGTTGGAGGGGGTGAGACCTGAACAGCAGACTAGATCCTGGGTatgttcttttttgtgtgtaggaAAGTCAATGGCTTGACAGAATCCAAAACTTTCCAAACAGGAAGAGAAGTCTTTGGAGAGGGGTAAGTTACTGTTGTCCATGTGGATATTGAAGTCCCCCAGCAGTATTATATTGGGTGAGAGTGCAGATAAGTGGGTGAGtaaggtgttaaaatcatttaaaaagtTACTGTGGTACTTGGGAGGGCGATAAACAGTTGCAACAATTGATGGAGTGTGGCCAGGGAGCATAAACACAGATCAGAGGACCCTTACTCGTGAGTGAGCGGATGTTAAGGAGACCGAAGTTAACAGCGGTGTTGTTGTGCTTAGCGGGGGCGTTAGCCGACCTGGCTTGGCTGGCTAACGTTAGGTGGTCAACATTCCGGCCGGGGTTTCTGGGATGGAGGCGAGAAGCGGACCAGAAGGACCTTACCAGGTTTGAGCTGCCGTATTGATGATTCCTGCGGGGCCCGCAATGGATGTATTTCTTGCGTGAGAGAAGAGCGACGTCCGGGTGGTGGTGCAGCACTGGAGGGGGAGGGATTAGCAGTTGACGGCGGAGCCAGAGGAGCTCAATGGCAGTGTATTGACGGAGACCTGAGGCAGGATGATGAAATGTCCTCAGCAACAGCCAGACGATTGCGGAACAAACATAAAACTTGCAGGCCCACATAGCGGCAGCAACGACAGGTGATAGAGCCGGGTGAAGCGATCCAGCAGGTCGGCTATGGTTGCTGGCTTGCTAGTCGCCTTTCTAGACCAGCGAGAGTCAGCGCATAAAAACCCTCCATATGTGACCACATGAAGACTAGAGGGGAAGCTTAGTTTAGTGTTTTCTGTGTTAGTTTAGCAGGGAAGCTCTATCCCCGAGGTTTTGTCCCCTCTATGTGCACCGGATTCTTTGCAGTGTCTGGCTGAGCCTGGGTGCAtttggttattgtgttatttgggTTGTGCGTAAATTAAAATGTCTGAACAGCCACAATCAGAGGTGGATGCCTTTATTTCTACACCTAGTTGGAAAAAATTGAGACTGAAAAAAGAATTTTTGTTGAAATTGGTTACTCTTTATAAGGTAAATCTGGAAGAAGATAATCCTAATAAGGAAGTCATTCAGGATGCTTTGGAGGTTAAATTGGCTGATTTGGGGCTTTTATCTTCTGTGGAAGAGCAACCTGGCCATCATGGATTTTCGTTGCAAACTCAAAATTTATGGTTGAGCAGCAGAAAGAGTTGCTGCAAATGCGATTAGAGCTTGATAGATTGAAGTGTGAGTCCGAGTTGAGGAGAAAAATAGAAATTCAGAAAATACGTGAGCAGTCGGGGAGGAGTGGAAGCAGCTCTTGTACACGCCAGGTGGATGTGAGTAACCTGCGGTGGCTCCCTCCATTTAATGAAAAAGACCCAGACACTTTTTTTCGTTTTATTTGAGCGTGTGTCAGAGGCAAAAGATTGGTCGGATGTGGAATGTGCGTTAATGCTTCAGTCAGTTTTAATGGGAGGAGCGCAACAGGCATATTCTTCTTTAAATGAGCAAGATTGTCTTAATTATAATACAATTAAATCTGCAGTGCTCAAAGCTTACGAGCTGATTCCAGAAGCTTATCGACAACGTTTTAGATGCTGGGATACAAAGAACGGCCAAACGTATGTCGAATTTGCTAGAGATTTATCCACTCACTTTAAACGCTGGTTCATGGCTTTAAATGTAACAACGTTTGATGAGCTCTTCCCATGACAACTGTATCAATGGCAGCAATGTGGTCCTACAAAACCAAAACTACACAGTGACCAGAGTCTGTGGCTAAAAGACTGTCATTGAGAACCCTCAATAAAGCCAAACTTGACAAGTTTtagaggatggatggataaaaaatGAAGCTAACAATTTGCATTGATCTTTTAAAGTCATTCTACATCATTGCTGAGTATATACTCCACAGACCTTTATAGTTTCATTAACTCAGTTACTCTGGTCTAGCATTGCACTTTCCAGTTCATAATCAAACAGGTTATTATAAAACCTGCTCCAACCCTTAAAAGTAAGgtgggagatcttggaaaaacagttcgagcaagctacattttgaaaatacacaattcaaaattccaaactcctttcttcagacatcccacCCCCCAAGTCACGCTTCCAGAGTACCGGAACACACAATGTTTGTTCCTGAGGGTTCCTGAGAGCTGCACAGCATGAATTCGCTCGACCTAAGCTGGTAATGTTACATtacctagtgatttatgtttgtgacaaaacagtttgctggtgaactttccatcctaatatagctcaTATAGCCAAGAGCTGgctctgtttcctgtacaagtgctccaagcttcTGGGAACGCACTGTGCCAACTTAGTTAAGTTTCACCAAACATCCACACACCCCCGTAACATGCCTGGCACATTCCATATACACCCCGGAAATTGTCATTCACTCATCCCATTCACTCCTAGTTTgcagcagtttttaaatacccccacATTCGCATTCCACGGTCGGCTCAGCACGGAGAGTGTCAGAAGCATCGCTCATAGTCCCGTCAAAAGTACGGCAGTAAACCCCATCACTAGGTCCATTTCGCTTGCTAGCTCACTCGCCCATACTGCATTCATCTCTGTTCCATTCTCCCGCCGGTTCAACTCATCCATTCTCTCCACTGCAGCAGAAACCGGTCATTTCCCCATACCAGAACTCCAGCAGCCATAACCCGGACCGGACTCgaaactgactggactggactgactgactaaATGACAGGACAGTGGAGACAGGGCATgagttacttaatttttttttttttctcaaagcccTGAATTTGAactgtgcacttgtttttttgggtttttttaatattttgctaAATAACTGAGAttactgaatttttcttttcttttcttcctttttttgttcTGAGAAACTCTGGAAAACCCAGAgtggaatttttatttgaaacaaattgaactgttttttttttttttttttttccattttcttctaaAAGACTGCTACAAAACCTAAAGTggaaattttgagtttgattttgcttggttggtggatttttttgagttGGACTTTCGGGGGGGAATCTGTGCATttgagtttgtgtgtttttgcattaattgtttcaatacatgattttgaattttagttGGTTTAAATGTgagatttaattatttatttatttgtcatttaatgtgtagggtgtttgtttaatttagactTGCATCCTTTGTGTGGGTTTGAGGTATAACAACCAGACAACAATTAAATAACCAAAAACATGCCTCATAACATTGTTCTACAactggtttaaatttttagcccctctgtcctgtttttaggaccagttccaTAGAAGAACCCATATTCAACTTGCTGTATCATGATGATTGATGACTAAGGTGGGTGTTGCCATGGTACCATTGCTAGTAACTTCCTTTTCttactgattttcactaaaaactaaccaatttagaggaaaaaatacacaataacctgtttttgtgtgtgtgcgtgtgtttttaGATGGAAAAAAATAGTGTTGAAGAAGTGTTAAAACTGATTATGTTATGATTATAATGATATAATTACGAGCTCACATGTGTACAGTAAGAAATGCTGAGTGCATCTGTGTCTCAATAAGGACAGGAACTGTTTTCAGGCCTCTGACCATGCAAAATAAAAAGTTTGTGAACCACGAAATTAGTAAAGATAACTGAAATGTTATGTCTTCCAGACTTCCACTGTACCAGTTCCACTGGTGGATTCCTCATTGCTGCATGACAGTAGCACTGGAAAATGTTCTTATATATGtttggaattaccaatttgttagatatgtttttattacattatgtttttgtttgttcaaaaataatatttgagcattgagacgcactgtatcaaatatgatacaaatttaaactcatacatggaaattagtatttgaattttttttttttttctttttggttgttcagaaggaccaataaaggctccagttttaaagaactggaattttctgtcagtgatttaatggttcaggctttacagggttaacagtgaaaaaaaataattactatcttcaagagtgagttacatgtcatAAATGTCCTAAATATTTCATGTCATACCATTGCctatgtttgtaaatgtgtgcttccACTTcatttggagatagtttgaaaggctaaggagcagcagaaaggactagagatcattttaaccatcaagtgAAATAGACAAAtacagcgagagagagagagagagagagagagagagagagagagaaagagagagagacagagagagacagatttTATGACAGTTATATCtgataaatgaaacttaaatacagtgatatcaatatattattacgttattggctcagttattacatttgcaaagattttttttttttttttttaccagaccaataacataataaccagctaataacgtaataagttattatgttattggccaaaagttattatgtcgttggttcaggacttttattacattattggccggTTATTACGTtcttggcctattacattttaaaaactggcaaatgtattacattatgggtcattattacgttattggcttctacagggttaTTGAGGAGACGCTGGAAACACTCTATAAAAACTTAAACAACCAGTGTGTCTCATTTTCTCCAGCTGCTGTCCTTTTCTACAGATCGAAGAACATTACTCTATTATTATATACATCAGTATCAATGGCAACCCTGCAGAGTACTTTACTCATACTGTTAAACACCACTAATTTAATAGGTCAGTAAAAACAGTTGCACTCCCTCAATACATTAACACGagtgagtaaaaataaataaataaataactctaaGGCCAAATAAATGGAGGCGACAGGTCATCAGCAGCGAAACTGAGACTGAGGAGATGTGGGCAATACAACGAAAATGTATGTGCATGTGGAGACAGAGGAGTGAGGCCTGTAGAGGATTAAAGATGAAGATAAGTTGAACAGTTTCACAGTTTGACAGGTTGCACTGATATAAGTCATTATActgtatatttgtttcatattgtcTTTTCGAACTAAACAGTCTGTTGTATGTCCTCTGACCATACTTCTATTTCtaaagaataaaacaataaacacatCAAAATGAGAAACGTttgtgtttattacatgttttgttatTGACAATCTATCAAAGACACATTATAGACAGAAGACATTTTAGGAGTTCAACATTTTAAAGGACATTGAAGCTTCTACCACTGCAGAGAAACATTTCCATGACGATCATGGGATATGCATATTGTTAGATGCTCATGTTAGTGACTACTGTGGGATAAGCATAAATTTGCATCttactgatcttttttttttttttttgctgcactaaaaatgtaattaaatcttAACACAAAACATCCCATAATTACATATATTAATGACATTAATTCAGTTTGGGTGGACATAGCAAGTTCTTCAAGTGTCTAtaaatttctgtcatttttagtcCGTATATGATGGGGTTGAAGAGAGGATGATACAGAACAAGCTGTAAAGTCAtgattaaaaatacagtttttggcaTATCAGCTTCCAGTCGAACAATCACCACATTATATGTCAATAAAAAAGAGAAGCAGACTAAAACCAGCAGATGGGGTAAACAGGTCTGTGCAGCTTTTTTCCTGACTTCTGGAGAGCTTCGATAGGTTATTATAAATATTCTACTGTATGTATAAAGTATGAATACCACAGGGCATAATGTCagatttatcaaaagaaaaacaccacaTATTGTTATTGCCTGTGATTTTACACAGTGAAGTTTGTGAACCGAGTTATTACAAAAAATGGATGgtaaagtaaatttgcacacccTTTCGTTAAGAATCAGTATCCCTGCTAACAAAAGCTCACAAACAGGAATCAGCCAAGGTAAAACCAGTAGGACTGTAACAGTAGTTTTTCTCATGATAGTTGGATATTGCAGAGGtttacatatagacacatatCTGTCATAGGCCATAGCAGCTAAAAATAGAAATTCAGatgacactaaaacatagaacaTGAAATACTGAAACAGACAGGCTGAATAAGATATGACCtgcttttcagataaaacatcaatcaatagttttgggtAGACCACAGTGCTGTAAAGAACAGAATTCACCAACAaagctgcaataaaaatgtacataggTTCATGGAGGTTTGGATGAATACAGATCAGACAAATGATGGTTGAATTACTGCAGATTATAAGAATGTATGTTATAAATATTACCGCAAAATAGGCATATTTATATTTCTCTACTTCCACATACCCACCAAAAGTTATATATGTGACAGTAAAGTTTTCATCCATTTataaagttaaatataaaaaaaaagaaaacaggtttatgataTAGAAAGACTTGAAGAATGCTAAAGCTATAATAGACTGTATATTATCTTCACTTATTCATTAAAAGTAATAGCTGACCTGGAATTTCACATTGTATGTGTCATCACTAAATGACAGTAATGTTTGAGTCAGTGAAATGCTTTTATTAAGGTCATCAGCCTCCATGGATCTCATTAAAGTTTCCCTCAAGAGTCAGAGGAGTTGTTTGTCAGTCTGTAAATACATTTATcaaattttattttgtattggggtttttttctgaACGCTATTGTGTAACAAGTCAGGTTATTTTCTACCTTTTGAAAATAAAGTAATATTTCATCATTTTAATTTTGTCAGAAATGTGTTGTTTATTCTCTGTGTTTTCCTAACTTTTCctctcatggattttttttttttctcatggaagTATTTACTCAACTTTATTCATAAAGCACttcaaaaacaacacatttggCCACACAATATGGAGTCAGCGACTGGAAAAGCCTGGTCACATCTCAGCTTCCTCGGTGTCCTAGGGACCTGGGCGCCAATAAGGGGGtggtaaacatgataaattcatggggcccagtatttgtggggagcccatagagtagtggagggggcccagtgcatatagaagttttgaaaattttgtgtaagatccactgtataagtaAGGTGTAAAAGTTGGTTGAAAGAACGTTAAGTTTCGTTTGCATTTTCATGGTATTGCAAGTGACGTTGTTCATGGACAGCACCCCGACGTTTATACCCCCCTGGTTCGACGGATTGAGAAGATAGTAAATTTCTGTAGGGACCACAACAATCATGCTTTCATGTGGCCCATAATTGGTAGAGGCGCCCCTGCCTGAGGATGACTAACAATGACTTATCTGCTGATCTGAGAGTATGAAGGAGGGTACAGCTGGAGCAGGTCAGACAGATACTGGGGGGCCAGGCCATTGaggcatttaaaaacaaagaagagaattttaaaataatttcagaAGCGAAGCAGATGCCAGTGAATATATTTTAAAATTGGGGTGATATGGTCTACTTTTTTGGCACCAGTTGAAAGTCGAGCAGCTGTGTCTTGGACCAGCTCCAGCCGAGTAAGTGAGTTGTGTCTAAACCCAACATAAAGTGCATTACCGTAATCTAAGGCAGTTGTGACAAAAGCATGGATTAAAATCTGAAAATGATGCAGAGGAAGTAATTATGTAACTTTGACCAACTGTCTCAGTTGAAAAAAGCTGGACTTTACCACTGATTTAATCTGTGCATGAAGTTTGAGATCACTGTCCAGCCTTAGACCCAGGTTTGTTGCtgtatgtgtcaaatattgatacAAAGGACCCAGGTCAACATCAACTTTGGAGGCATCACCAGGCCCAAACAACATGACCTCAGTCTTTTCATCATTCAGGTGTAAGAAGTTTAGTGACATACATGTTTTAATTTCTGCAATGCACTGGACTAGTTTTTTGCCAAGTACGCATCTTCCTGTTTCAGTGGTGCATAAATTTGACTATTGTCAGTGTAAAGATGGAATGAGATGTCATGGTTATGGAGAAGTGATCCTAGAAGAAGTTAATAAAGGGAGATGACAAGAAGGCCAAGTATGGAGCTTTGAGGCACTCCACATGTGAGAGGTGCAGCGTCAGACTCAACAGGTCCAACATGGACACAAAAACTTCTCTATTAAATAGGATCTGAACCACTCTAAACCTTTTGGTAGACTGGCCACTCCTAGGAAGATTCATCACTGTTCCAAGTTTGCCTCATTTGTGGATAATGGCTCTCACCCTTTCCAAACTGATAGATGTCAATGACTTTCTCATCATGGTTTCTCATCTGTTCTTGAATTTCTATAGATCATGGCTTGATATGTTGCTGG
This genomic window contains:
- the LOC115412665 gene encoding putative gustatory receptor clone PTE03, with the translated sequence MDENFTVTYITFGGYVEVEKYKYAYFAVIFITYILIICSNSTIICLICIHPNLHEPMYIFIAALLVNSVLYSTVVYPKLLIDVLSEKQVISYSACLFQYFMFYVLVSSEFLFLAAMAYDRYVSICKPLQYPTIMRKTTVTVLLVLPWLIPVCELLLAGILILNERVCKFTLPSIFCNNSVHKLHCVKSQAITICGVFLLINLTLCPVVFILYTYSRIFIITYRSSPEVRKKAAQTCLPHLLVLVCFSFLLTYNVVIVRLEADMPKTVFLIMTLQLVLYHPLFNPIIYGLKMTEIYRHLKNLLCPPKLN